One stretch of Tachysurus fulvidraco isolate hzauxx_2018 chromosome 12, HZAU_PFXX_2.0, whole genome shotgun sequence DNA includes these proteins:
- the slc16a9a gene encoding monocarboxylate transporter 9a isoform X1 → MSAGKLSVVKPDLRSKPDHETHVNSCGSVRFLHALTTSTQVCVMAAVIQDHSQDGSWSIVFVSFMAQLLAYGSPQAVGVLYPEWLNTFQEGKSTTAWVGSTALGVGLIAGPLCSACVDSFGARPVSIFSGVMVAGGLILSAFAPNIIFLIFSYGIVVGLGCGLVYAATLTIICQYFDKRRGLALGIVTTGSSVGGFIYASMQNKLIERYGLDGCLLIVGGLALNLLVCAGPMRPLNLPGYYIKEKALMSTEEPICDKELETESPLEHQTLVRIIKKRLQPHTQYIYVMCECFREPSFVALCISIFLYSLGGIAPVLFIEDVAQSQGLLEHVSNIPLVSITTAAAGVGKLALGMLADMSWVNSLQLYAMTVTALGATLLVVPMWKSYAGLQVLSASIGFFSGNWSITSYVTTRLVGIERLGQAHGLLMCFGGFGIILGPPVVGSFFDWTQSYDLAFYFAGCCLVAGGTVPFLAALFFRNIAIKARGVLGDLDGDLDGDLEPEVKNLSECNTVISVE, encoded by the exons ATGTCAGCAGGGAAGCTCA GTGTGGTTAAACCGGACCTCCGCTCAAAACCGGACCACGAGACGCACGTGAACAGCTGTGGCTCCGTCCGGTTCCTCCACGCGCTCACG ACCTccactcaggtgtgtgttatgGCTGCGGTGATACAGGATCACTCTCAGGATGGTTCCTGGTCCATCGTCTTCGTCTCCTTCATGGCTCAGCTGCTGGCGTACGGCTCTCCCCAGGCGGTGGGCGTTCTTTACCCCGAGTGGCTCAACACCTTCCAGGAGGGCAAGAGCACTACCGCCTGGGTTGGATCTACTGCCCTGGGAGTGGGGCTCATcgctg GACCACTGTGCAGTGCGTGTGTCGATAGTTTTGGTGCCCGGCCTGTGAGCATCTTCAGTGGTGTAATGGTAGCAGGAGGTTTAATACTGAGTGCCTTCGCGCCCaacatcatcttcctcatcttcagCTATGGAATCGTTGTTG GTCTGGGATGCGGGCTCGTCTATGCGGCTACATTGACTATCATCTGTCAGTATTTTGATAAGAGGCGTGGCCTTGCCCTGGGTATCGTTACCACAG GAAGCAGCGTGGGTGGCTTTATCTACGCTTCTATGCAAAACAAGCTGATTGAGCGGTATGGATTAGATGGGTGTCTACTCATTGTTGGTGGTCTAGCACTAAACCTGCTTGTATGTGCTGGACCCATGCGACCTTTGAATCTTCCTGGCTACTATATCAAAGAGAAGGCCCTGATGAGTACAGAGGAGCCTATTTGTGACAAAGAACTTGAGACAGAGTCACCATTGGAACATCAGACGCTGGTACGCATCATAAAAAAGCGCCTCCAGCCACACACCCAGTACATATATGTCATGTGTGAGTGCTTCCGAGAGCCCTCGTTTGTAGCACTCTGCATCTCCATCTTCCTGTACAGCCTAGGAGGAATTGCTCCAGTACTCTTCATAGAAGACGTGGCTCAGAGTCAGGGCCTCCTCGAGCACGTTTCAAACATTCCTCTCGTCTCAATCACGACTGCTGCAGCCGGAGTGGGCAAGCTGGCACTAGGCATGCTGGCAGACATGAGTTGGGTGAACAGCTTGCAACTCTATGCCATGACGGTGACTGCATTGGGTGCTACTTTGCTAGTGGTACCCATGTGGAAGAGTTATGCTGGGCTTCAGGTACTCTCAGCTTCCATCGGCTTCTTTTCAGGCAACTGGTCAATTACATCCTACGTCACCACACGCCTCGTGGGCATCGAGCGTCTTGGCCAGGCACACGGGCTCCTCATGTGCTTCGGTGGCTTTGGAATCATTCTGGGACCTCCTGTCGTAG GATCGTTCTTCGATTGGACGCAGTCGTATGACCTGGCGTTTTACTTTGCCGGGTGCTGTTTGGTAGCAGGTGGTACTGTTCCCTTCCTCGCAGCCTTGTTCTTTAGGAATATAGCCATTAAAGCGAGAGGTGTTTTGGGTGACCTTGATGGTGACCTTGATGGTGACCTTGAACCAGAAGTCAAAAACTTGTCTGAATGCAACACGGTCATTTCTGTGGAATAA
- the slc16a9a gene encoding monocarboxylate transporter 9a isoform X3 — protein sequence MSAGKLSVVKPDLRSKPDHETHVNSCGSVRFLHALTTSTQVCVMAAVIQDHSQDGSWSIVFVSFMAQLLAYGSPQAVGVLYPEWLNTFQEGKSTTAWVGSTALGVGLIAGPLCSACVDSFGARPVSIFSGVMVAGGLILSAFAPNIIFLIFSYGIVVGLGCGLVYAATLTIICQYFDKRRGLALGIVTTGSSVGGFIYASMQNKLIERYGLDGCLLIVGGLALNLLVCAGPMRPLNLPGYYIKEKALMSTEEPICDKELETESPLEHQTLVRIIKKRLQPHTQYIYVMCECFREPSFVALCISIFLYSLGGIAPVLFIEDVAQSQGLLEHVSNIPLVSITTAAAGVGKLALGMLADMSWVNSLQLYAMTVTALGATLLVVPMWKSYAGLQVLSASIGFFSGNWSITSYVTTRLVGIERLGQAHGLLMCFGGFGIILGPPVVGVEEHRIVLRLDAVV from the exons ATGTCAGCAGGGAAGCTCA GTGTGGTTAAACCGGACCTCCGCTCAAAACCGGACCACGAGACGCACGTGAACAGCTGTGGCTCCGTCCGGTTCCTCCACGCGCTCACG ACCTccactcaggtgtgtgttatgGCTGCGGTGATACAGGATCACTCTCAGGATGGTTCCTGGTCCATCGTCTTCGTCTCCTTCATGGCTCAGCTGCTGGCGTACGGCTCTCCCCAGGCGGTGGGCGTTCTTTACCCCGAGTGGCTCAACACCTTCCAGGAGGGCAAGAGCACTACCGCCTGGGTTGGATCTACTGCCCTGGGAGTGGGGCTCATcgctg GACCACTGTGCAGTGCGTGTGTCGATAGTTTTGGTGCCCGGCCTGTGAGCATCTTCAGTGGTGTAATGGTAGCAGGAGGTTTAATACTGAGTGCCTTCGCGCCCaacatcatcttcctcatcttcagCTATGGAATCGTTGTTG GTCTGGGATGCGGGCTCGTCTATGCGGCTACATTGACTATCATCTGTCAGTATTTTGATAAGAGGCGTGGCCTTGCCCTGGGTATCGTTACCACAG GAAGCAGCGTGGGTGGCTTTATCTACGCTTCTATGCAAAACAAGCTGATTGAGCGGTATGGATTAGATGGGTGTCTACTCATTGTTGGTGGTCTAGCACTAAACCTGCTTGTATGTGCTGGACCCATGCGACCTTTGAATCTTCCTGGCTACTATATCAAAGAGAAGGCCCTGATGAGTACAGAGGAGCCTATTTGTGACAAAGAACTTGAGACAGAGTCACCATTGGAACATCAGACGCTGGTACGCATCATAAAAAAGCGCCTCCAGCCACACACCCAGTACATATATGTCATGTGTGAGTGCTTCCGAGAGCCCTCGTTTGTAGCACTCTGCATCTCCATCTTCCTGTACAGCCTAGGAGGAATTGCTCCAGTACTCTTCATAGAAGACGTGGCTCAGAGTCAGGGCCTCCTCGAGCACGTTTCAAACATTCCTCTCGTCTCAATCACGACTGCTGCAGCCGGAGTGGGCAAGCTGGCACTAGGCATGCTGGCAGACATGAGTTGGGTGAACAGCTTGCAACTCTATGCCATGACGGTGACTGCATTGGGTGCTACTTTGCTAGTGGTACCCATGTGGAAGAGTTATGCTGGGCTTCAGGTACTCTCAGCTTCCATCGGCTTCTTTTCAGGCAACTGGTCAATTACATCCTACGTCACCACACGCCTCGTGGGCATCGAGCGTCTTGGCCAGGCACACGGGCTCCTCATGTGCTTCGGTGGCTTTGGAATCATTCTGGGACCTCCTGTCGTAGGTGTGGAGGAGCAcag GATCGTTCTTCGATTGGACGCAGTCGTATGA
- the slc16a9a gene encoding monocarboxylate transporter 9a isoform X2, translated as MAAVIQDHSQDGSWSIVFVSFMAQLLAYGSPQAVGVLYPEWLNTFQEGKSTTAWVGSTALGVGLIAGPLCSACVDSFGARPVSIFSGVMVAGGLILSAFAPNIIFLIFSYGIVVGLGCGLVYAATLTIICQYFDKRRGLALGIVTTGSSVGGFIYASMQNKLIERYGLDGCLLIVGGLALNLLVCAGPMRPLNLPGYYIKEKALMSTEEPICDKELETESPLEHQTLVRIIKKRLQPHTQYIYVMCECFREPSFVALCISIFLYSLGGIAPVLFIEDVAQSQGLLEHVSNIPLVSITTAAAGVGKLALGMLADMSWVNSLQLYAMTVTALGATLLVVPMWKSYAGLQVLSASIGFFSGNWSITSYVTTRLVGIERLGQAHGLLMCFGGFGIILGPPVVGSFFDWTQSYDLAFYFAGCCLVAGGTVPFLAALFFRNIAIKARGVLGDLDGDLDGDLEPEVKNLSECNTVISVE; from the exons atgGCTGCGGTGATACAGGATCACTCTCAGGATGGTTCCTGGTCCATCGTCTTCGTCTCCTTCATGGCTCAGCTGCTGGCGTACGGCTCTCCCCAGGCGGTGGGCGTTCTTTACCCCGAGTGGCTCAACACCTTCCAGGAGGGCAAGAGCACTACCGCCTGGGTTGGATCTACTGCCCTGGGAGTGGGGCTCATcgctg GACCACTGTGCAGTGCGTGTGTCGATAGTTTTGGTGCCCGGCCTGTGAGCATCTTCAGTGGTGTAATGGTAGCAGGAGGTTTAATACTGAGTGCCTTCGCGCCCaacatcatcttcctcatcttcagCTATGGAATCGTTGTTG GTCTGGGATGCGGGCTCGTCTATGCGGCTACATTGACTATCATCTGTCAGTATTTTGATAAGAGGCGTGGCCTTGCCCTGGGTATCGTTACCACAG GAAGCAGCGTGGGTGGCTTTATCTACGCTTCTATGCAAAACAAGCTGATTGAGCGGTATGGATTAGATGGGTGTCTACTCATTGTTGGTGGTCTAGCACTAAACCTGCTTGTATGTGCTGGACCCATGCGACCTTTGAATCTTCCTGGCTACTATATCAAAGAGAAGGCCCTGATGAGTACAGAGGAGCCTATTTGTGACAAAGAACTTGAGACAGAGTCACCATTGGAACATCAGACGCTGGTACGCATCATAAAAAAGCGCCTCCAGCCACACACCCAGTACATATATGTCATGTGTGAGTGCTTCCGAGAGCCCTCGTTTGTAGCACTCTGCATCTCCATCTTCCTGTACAGCCTAGGAGGAATTGCTCCAGTACTCTTCATAGAAGACGTGGCTCAGAGTCAGGGCCTCCTCGAGCACGTTTCAAACATTCCTCTCGTCTCAATCACGACTGCTGCAGCCGGAGTGGGCAAGCTGGCACTAGGCATGCTGGCAGACATGAGTTGGGTGAACAGCTTGCAACTCTATGCCATGACGGTGACTGCATTGGGTGCTACTTTGCTAGTGGTACCCATGTGGAAGAGTTATGCTGGGCTTCAGGTACTCTCAGCTTCCATCGGCTTCTTTTCAGGCAACTGGTCAATTACATCCTACGTCACCACACGCCTCGTGGGCATCGAGCGTCTTGGCCAGGCACACGGGCTCCTCATGTGCTTCGGTGGCTTTGGAATCATTCTGGGACCTCCTGTCGTAG GATCGTTCTTCGATTGGACGCAGTCGTATGACCTGGCGTTTTACTTTGCCGGGTGCTGTTTGGTAGCAGGTGGTACTGTTCCCTTCCTCGCAGCCTTGTTCTTTAGGAATATAGCCATTAAAGCGAGAGGTGTTTTGGGTGACCTTGATGGTGACCTTGATGGTGACCTTGAACCAGAAGTCAAAAACTTGTCTGAATGCAACACGGTCATTTCTGTGGAATAA